In Eretmochelys imbricata isolate rEreImb1 chromosome 4, rEreImb1.hap1, whole genome shotgun sequence, a single window of DNA contains:
- the LOC144264437 gene encoding neurofilament light polypeptide-like produces the protein MSYDPYGFRKPWQEYRSVRSTKSTVSSSLYALHRPALAPAPHSGCVASLEQLDLSQVSSLNTELLGLRAQEKEQLVGLNDRFAAYVEKVRRLERENEVLRVELEALRQEQRGPSRRQLLYRQELRGLRGLLEAEAGEKMRVEASRDQLRDACSQLKERYEEEARLRLQAEETLQKVREEASQAALAHSDVEGSIGSLLGEIAFLHKVFGQERAELSAQVEAASLPVDVSLAGAKPDLAAALREIRAQYETLAGRNRQAAEDWYRTRFASVAELASKNNQAVRSMREETAEYRLQLQSRSAEVEALRSVIDSLNKQLESAEDRQSSEVATYQERVADLEQKIREAKQEMARYLREYQDLLNVKMALDIEIAAYRKLLEGEEIRLSYSSPL, from the exons ATGAGCTACGACCCCTATGGCTTCCGCAAGCCCTGGCAGGAGTACCGGAGCGTCCGCTCCACCAAGTCCACCGTCTCCTCCTCCCTGTACGCCCTGCACCGGCCGGCGCTGGCCCCCGCCCCGCACTCGGGCTGCGTCGCCTCCCTGGAGCAGTTGGACCTGTCCCAGGTGAGTAGCCTGAACACGGAGCTGCTGGGGCTGCGGGCCCAGGAGAAGGAGCAGCTGGTCGGCCTCAACGACCGCTTCGCCGCCTACGTCGAGAAGGTGCGCCGGCTGGAGCGGGAGAACGAGGTGCTGCGGGTGGAGCTGGAGGCGTTGCGGCAGGAGCAGCGGGGCCCCTCGCGCCGGCAGCTGCTGTACCGGCAGGAGCTGCGTGGCCTGCGTGGCCTGCTGGAGGCAGAGGCGGGCGAGAAGATGCGCGTGGAGGCCAGCCGGGACCAGCTGCGCGACGCCTGCAGCCAGCTGAAGGAGCGGTACGAGGAggaggcccggctgcggctgcaggccgaggagacgctgCAGAAGGTGCGGGAGGAGGCCAGCCAGGCCGCACTGGCTCACAGCGACGTGGAGGGCAGCATCGGCTCCCTGCTGGGGGAGATCGCCTTCCTCCACAAGGTCTTTGGGCAGGAGCGTGCCGAGCTGTCGGCCCAGGTGGAGGCGGCCAGCCTGCCGGTGGATGTGAGCCTGGCGGGAGCCAAGCCCGACCTGGCGGCCGCGCTGCGGGAGATCCGCGCGCAGTACGAGACGCTGGCCGGCAGGAACAGGCAGGCGGCCGAAGACTGGTACCGCACCAGGTTCGCCTCGGTGGCTGAGCTGGCCAGCAAGAACAACCAGGCGGTGAGGTCCATGCGGGAGGAGACGGCCGAATACCGGCTCCAGCTGCAGTCCCGCTCGGCCGAGGTCGAGGCCCTGCGCAGCGTCATCGACTCCCTCAACAAGCAGCTGGAGAGCGCGGAGGACAGGCAGAGCAGCGAGGTGGCCACGTACCAG gagcGTGTGGCCGACCTGGAGCAGAAGATCAGGGAGGCCAAGCAGGAGATGGCGCGATACCTGCGTGAGTACCAGGACCTGCTCAATGTCAAGATGGCGCTGGACATCGAGATTGCTGCCTACAG GAAACTGCTGGAGGGGGAAGAGATCCGCCTGAGCTACTCATCTCCCCTGTGA